The genome window ACCGGGATCCTGGTGATCCTCGGCATCAACTTCGTCATCGGCTTCGTGTTCCAACAGAACATCGCCTGGCAGGCGCACCTCGGCGGTGTGATCGTCGGTGCGCTCGTCGCCTTCATCCTCACCCGCACTCGACGCCGAGAGCAGCGAACACTGCAGATCGTGCTGCTCGCAGCGGTCGTCGTGACACTGGTTCTGATCGTCGCCTTCCTGCCTCCGTTCCTGATCGCGACGGTTTACTCCTGATCAAGGGTTGTTAACAGGGTTGTTAACGGGTGTGAATAACATCTGTGTAATTCTCCCCATGTTGGGGATAACCTGTGGATAACTCTCGGTCGACGGAACAGAGAAGGCCCCTCTCGCCGAGACGAGAGGGGCCTTCTGACGAAGAGGGGCGGGCGTCAGCGCCAGCGCGTGGTCATGAGGAAGCCGATCAGGGCGATGCCCAAGCCGATCGCGAGGTTCCAATTGTCGAGACCCGGAATCGGGAACTGCATGCCCGAGATGTAGAACACGAGGATCCACGCCAGACCCAGCAGCATGAAGCCGACCATCACCGGCTTGAACCACACGGCGTTGGGTGCGGCTTCGCCTTCGCTGCGCGGAGCTTCGGGTTCTTCGGTCTTGCGGTCGCGTGCCATTCCCACAGTGTACCCAAAAGACCTATAACCCACGGAAAATCAGGCGACCACGGCTGGACTTCAGGTCAGCGGGATAGGATCGCGCCATGACTGCATCCGTCGTCTCGGGGGAGCGACGTGCACACCGCCGCCGCCCTCGATCGCGCGCCACTTTCACGAGCGTGCTCGGTGAGCTCCTGCTCACCGCAGGTGTGCTTGTGCTCCTGTTCGTCGCGTGGCAGATGTGGATCGGCGACATCATCATCAGCGCTCAGAAGAACGACGAGGGCGCAGCGGTCTCGCAGGAGTGGGCGAGCGGACCCACGCCCGAGCTGCCCCCCGTCGTCGAGACCGACGACGGAACGACGATCTACGAGCCGGTGATCCCGGCGCCTCCGGCCGACACCCAGCTGCTGGGCCAGATGCACGTGCCTCGATTCGGATCCGAGTACAACGTCGGGATCTACGGCGGCACCAGCCGTGCCCGTACGCTCGACAAGCTCGGCATCGGCGTCTACACGGACTCGAAGATGCCCGGCGAGGTCGGCAACTTCGCCATGGCCGGCCACCGCACCACCTGGGGAAAGCCCTTCAACCAGCTCGACAAGCTGCAGGTCGGCGACGCGATCGTCGTCGAGACACCCGACGGGTGGTTCACCTACCGCTTCCGCACCCTCGAGTATGTCAAGCCGACCCAGACCGAGGTCCTCCTCGACGTCCCGCAGATGCCCGGAGTCGAGACCGGCGAGAAGTACATCACGCTGACCGCCTGCTCCCCGCTCTACTCGCTTGCCGAGCGCATCGTCGCCTACGGGGTGTACGAGAGCTTCCAGCCCCGTGCCGAGGGTCCGCCCGCGGCCCTCACCGACCCGCCCCCTCCGCCGGCTGCGCCGTCGATCTAGCCGAACGGAACGAGACGACCCATGTACGCCGCACTCTGGCGCCTGCTGCCCGGTCCGTGGTGGCTCAAGCTGTTCTTCCTGCTCGTCCTGATCGCTGCTGTGCTCTACGGACTGTTCTGGTTCGTGTTCCCCTGGGTGAGCCCCCTCATCACGCCGGGTGAGGTCGACCTCGAATGATCCGCGTGCTCGTCGTGGACAATCACGACAGCTTCGTGCACACCCTCGTCGGGTACCTCCGCGAGCTCGGCGCCGACGTGACGCTGATAGAAGCGGATGC of Microbacterium sp. LWH13-1.2 contains these proteins:
- a CDS encoding cell division protein CrgA; amino-acid sequence: MARDRKTEEPEAPRSEGEAAPNAVWFKPVMVGFMLLGLAWILVFYISGMQFPIPGLDNWNLAIGLGIALIGFLMTTRWR
- a CDS encoding class E sortase, giving the protein MTASVVSGERRAHRRRPRSRATFTSVLGELLLTAGVLVLLFVAWQMWIGDIIISAQKNDEGAAVSQEWASGPTPELPPVVETDDGTTIYEPVIPAPPADTQLLGQMHVPRFGSEYNVGIYGGTSRARTLDKLGIGVYTDSKMPGEVGNFAMAGHRTTWGKPFNQLDKLQVGDAIVVETPDGWFTYRFRTLEYVKPTQTEVLLDVPQMPGVETGEKYITLTACSPLYSLAERIVAYGVYESFQPRAEGPPAALTDPPPPPAAPSI